From the Bacillus carboniphilus genome, one window contains:
- a CDS encoding FtsK/SpoIIIE domain-containing protein → MSIKTLLQKFKAKRELEYAFNVGGIYISKKNSGGKEIKRMPKIHEVTLFDDRTRYTFTLPNGYDPKEIDKKEYVFKQVFCRSLELKGDLKKYVLTVYKHKMTNEIKYNFCSIKGEIHEYKMPIYCGADRLGKNIIYDMSTKPHLLIAGETGSGKSTQLRQLLTTLILNFDPTELELYLGDCKKAEFHVFRNVKHVKASVTRVHEIKAMLEYIQDEMNARYELIETFGVAHIDDLPKEHKKPYMVVCIDEFVMLRKEKEIMAALIDLTALGRASNIYVVLSMQRPVKEVLDTTIRSNLTVSMGFKVRDKIESRIINTPGAENIETPGRFYMNNNGRIDELQAPFLSLDECKKLLEPYLVAPAEAKEVSEEILQIDQQDELLGGWKDEEA, encoded by the coding sequence ATGAGTATAAAAACCTTACTACAAAAGTTTAAGGCTAAAAGAGAGCTAGAATATGCGTTTAATGTGGGAGGAATCTACATTAGTAAGAAGAATTCTGGTGGTAAAGAAATTAAACGGATGCCCAAGATACATGAGGTGACTTTGTTTGATGATCGGACCAGATATACTTTTACATTGCCCAATGGCTACGATCCCAAAGAGATTGATAAAAAGGAATACGTTTTTAAACAGGTGTTTTGTAGATCGCTTGAGTTAAAAGGTGACTTAAAAAAATATGTACTAACCGTTTATAAGCATAAAATGACCAATGAAATTAAATACAACTTTTGTAGTATTAAAGGTGAAATCCATGAATATAAAATGCCCATCTACTGTGGCGCGGATCGTCTAGGAAAAAACATCATATATGATATGTCTACAAAACCTCACTTACTAATTGCTGGGGAAACAGGGTCAGGAAAATCGACTCAACTTCGCCAGCTACTTACAACCCTCATATTAAACTTTGATCCTACAGAATTAGAATTATATCTTGGCGACTGTAAGAAAGCTGAATTTCATGTTTTTAGGAATGTGAAGCATGTTAAAGCATCAGTGACAAGAGTACATGAAATTAAGGCAATGTTGGAATATATCCAAGACGAAATGAACGCACGATACGAATTAATTGAAACATTTGGAGTCGCACATATTGATGATCTACCAAAGGAACACAAGAAGCCTTATATGGTGGTTTGTATTGATGAATTTGTGATGCTACGCAAAGAAAAAGAGATCATGGCAGCGTTGATTGATCTAACTGCTTTAGGTAGAGCGTCAAATATTTATGTGGTCCTTAGTATGCAGAGACCAGTTAAAGAAGTTTTGGATACTACAATAAGATCAAATTTAACTGTAAGTATGGGTTTTAAAGTTAGGGATAAAATCGAATCCAGAATCATAAACACTCCTGGAGCCGAAAATATTGAAACTCCTGGACGGTTTTATATGAATAATAATGGTCGAATAGATGAACTACAAGCACCGTTTTTATCATTGGATGAATGTAAGAAGTTATTAGAACCTTATTTGGTAGCACCAGCTGAAGCGAAAGAAGTGTCTGAAGAAATCCTACAGATTGACCAACAAGACGAACTGCTTGGAGGATGGAAAGATGAGGAAGCGTGA
- a CDS encoding replication-relaxation family protein, translating into MRKRDLNILDDLERFRCLTAEQIGRIHFSHTKNSYTNASFVVKRLRDRDYIDCNTDRRRFVYFPKSSRIKKNGQKIDHFLAIADFYIDLKRAKGLRFYHVEPSYMDIVRPDACMIWRQTAFFVEIQKSHYSTKVMDEKMKRYQKYYESGQWRELHFQNKDKARFPRIWIVANHQYKINIDSRIKVIQCSSVKSLLSRLEK; encoded by the coding sequence ATGAGGAAGCGTGATCTTAATATCTTAGATGATCTCGAAAGATTTAGATGTTTGACTGCTGAGCAGATCGGCAGGATACATTTTAGTCACACCAAGAACAGTTATACGAATGCATCATTTGTTGTTAAACGTTTGAGGGATCGGGATTATATAGATTGTAATACTGATAGACGGCGATTTGTCTATTTTCCTAAGTCCAGCAGGATCAAAAAGAATGGCCAAAAAATAGATCACTTTTTAGCAATTGCAGATTTTTATATTGATCTAAAGCGAGCGAAAGGATTGCGATTTTATCATGTGGAGCCTAGTTATATGGACATCGTACGCCCTGACGCTTGCATGATTTGGAGACAAACAGCTTTTTTCGTGGAGATCCAAAAGAGCCATTACTCTACAAAGGTGATGGATGAAAAAATGAAAAGATATCAAAAATACTATGAAAGTGGACAATGGAGAGAATTACATTTTCAGAATAAAGATAAAGCGAGATTTCCGCGTATCTGGATTGTGGCCAATCATCAGTACAAAATTAATATAGATAGTCGGATCAAAGTCATACAGTGTAGTAGTGTTAAATCTTTATTAAGCCGATTGGAAAAATAA
- a CDS encoding Vps62-related protein: protein MKLKAMITFSLAALILVSILVLPTSTKANVNKAELWMTYSLSKQDTRTQVGSTLENGYDVREKIGYILAEPDSSKPTVPLYIGPSLERPEDTITTTYPLPAKETLGYIYVNQEPGTIPLYLKYDQNRNDKRTQVEAESPAGYDQGRILGYIYPTETQQLYYMPVVPKHEVYNDSGSGSDNDVSIWRAGDDVIPPGYVRATQLAKGSYGPPSNSEFVYLLKAHQLEGQEPLLKAPSDYFFMWNDKGSGGTHDGSIWGVNCPSGYGSLGDIATGNYSKPALSETMCVNMDLLTTSMPTQNDWIWSDKGSGGNNDVTLFRVGNAGGFISQADYDGPKWSLFGLKK, encoded by the coding sequence ATGAAATTAAAAGCAATGATTACTTTTTCACTTGCTGCTCTTATTCTCGTTTCAATCTTAGTTTTACCTACTTCGACAAAAGCCAATGTTAACAAAGCAGAACTATGGATGACCTATTCACTTAGTAAGCAAGACACACGTACACAAGTAGGTAGTACACTTGAGAATGGGTATGATGTTAGGGAGAAGATCGGCTATATTTTAGCAGAGCCAGATAGTTCAAAACCAACAGTTCCGTTATATATTGGCCCAAGTTTAGAGAGACCTGAAGATACAATAACTACTACTTATCCATTGCCTGCAAAAGAAACTTTAGGTTATATCTATGTTAATCAAGAACCTGGAACTATTCCGCTCTACCTGAAATATGACCAAAATCGAAATGACAAAAGGACTCAAGTTGAGGCTGAGTCACCAGCGGGCTATGATCAAGGTCGTATCCTCGGGTATATCTATCCGACAGAAACACAACAACTATACTATATGCCGGTAGTTCCAAAGCATGAAGTATACAATGATTCAGGCTCTGGTTCAGATAATGATGTGAGCATATGGAGAGCTGGTGATGATGTAATTCCTCCTGGGTATGTACGTGCAACACAATTAGCTAAAGGTAGTTATGGACCTCCAAGTAACAGTGAGTTCGTTTATCTATTAAAAGCTCATCAGCTTGAAGGGCAAGAACCGCTATTAAAAGCACCGAGTGATTATTTCTTTATGTGGAATGATAAAGGATCTGGAGGTACTCACGACGGATCAATTTGGGGAGTTAATTGTCCTTCGGGTTATGGTTCATTAGGGGATATAGCAACAGGTAATTACAGTAAACCTGCACTTTCAGAAACTATGTGCGTAAATATGGATTTGTTAACTACTTCAATGCCTACTCAGAACGATTGGATTTGGAGTGATAAAGGTTCTGGGGGGAATAATGACGTTACTTTATTTAGAGTTGGTAACGCTGGAGGATTTATTTCTCAGGCTGATTACGATGGTCCTAAGTGGTCGCTTTTTGGATTAAAGAAATAA
- a CDS encoding DUF3997 domain-containing protein: MKNHLLTITILILLTSCAGVGDYEISLGGNFELVRANNKHVMVTYNSDLSPIIIPAKVVEINYNNDYIIAKQLGMKADEEDPDFEILDETDVNYWIVEKNAITAIGPLNEEDYKLKLEKLNIDLELKPAKSFR, translated from the coding sequence ATGAAAAACCATTTACTTACCATAACTATATTAATATTACTTACCAGTTGCGCTGGAGTTGGTGATTATGAAATTTCATTAGGAGGAAACTTTGAATTAGTTAGAGCGAATAATAAACATGTTATGGTTACCTATAATTCAGATTTATCACCGATAATAATTCCTGCAAAGGTTGTAGAAATAAATTATAATAATGACTATATAATTGCTAAACAACTAGGTATGAAAGCTGATGAAGAAGATCCTGATTTTGAGATTTTGGATGAAACTGACGTGAATTACTGGATTGTTGAAAAGAATGCAATCACAGCTATAGGTCCGTTAAATGAAGAAGATTATAAATTGAAACTAGAAAAACTGAACATTGATTTAGAATTAAAACCTGCTAAATCATTCAGATAG
- a CDS encoding head maturation protease, ClpP-related, translating to MLKRHKATVNVYVDGLAASIASVIAMAGDTIHMPKNTMLMIHNAWTFAYGNATELRKAADDLERVNNSSIQSYLQKTGDKLTEEKLKEMLDAETWLSADEAYEYGLCDVVLEANEMVASVGDEWKERYKNVPKQLIKEPKTVDMTQRNKIAEQSKANLEYINDILGGI from the coding sequence ATGTTAAAGAGACACAAAGCTACAGTCAATGTCTATGTTGATGGTTTGGCTGCAAGTATAGCCAGCGTTATTGCTATGGCTGGTGATACGATTCACATGCCTAAAAACACCATGTTGATGATTCATAATGCTTGGACATTCGCATATGGAAACGCTACTGAACTAAGAAAAGCAGCTGATGATCTTGAAAGAGTGAATAATTCCAGCATCCAAAGCTACTTACAAAAGACTGGCGACAAATTAACAGAAGAAAAACTCAAAGAAATGCTAGATGCCGAGACTTGGTTAAGCGCTGATGAAGCCTATGAATATGGTCTTTGTGATGTAGTCCTTGAAGCCAATGAAATGGTCGCATCTGTAGGTGATGAGTGGAAAGAACGTTATAAAAACGTCCCAAAACAGCTAATAAAAGAGCCAAAAACAGTTGATATGACTCAAAGGAATAAGATCGCTGAGCAATCTAAGGCGAATTTAGAATACATTAATGATATTTTAGGAGGAATTTAA
- a CDS encoding tyrosine-type recombinase/integrase, whose amino-acid sequence MLKLRLLLGNQKQYRKVIREYAMIALMYFTGIRVEELCHIKLTDIQINERSGWIYVYGKENKQRKIDLNKSIRKILFQYLKEYKGSLKGPYLFDSQRSEQVTTRAMQHVIKKYERRLNMPNLTCHALRHTCLHNLVKEGVPLSTVAEIAGHLKTDGTPNVDMTLRYIKPSEEEKANAMELISWD is encoded by the coding sequence TTGCTGAAACTTCGACTCCTTTTGGGTAACCAGAAACAGTATCGAAAGGTAATTCGTGAATATGCCATGATAGCCTTGATGTATTTTACAGGGATACGTGTTGAAGAATTATGTCATATCAAATTAACAGATATCCAAATTAATGAGCGTTCAGGATGGATCTACGTATACGGAAAAGAAAATAAGCAACGTAAAATAGATTTGAACAAATCTATTAGGAAGATATTATTTCAGTATTTAAAAGAGTATAAGGGAAGTTTAAAAGGTCCTTATCTGTTTGACTCTCAACGATCTGAGCAGGTGACCACTAGAGCTATGCAGCATGTTATTAAAAAGTATGAAAGACGACTAAATATGCCCAATCTTACTTGCCATGCTCTGAGACATACTTGCTTGCATAATTTAGTAAAGGAGGGTGTTCCCTTATCTACTGTTGCAGAGATTGCTGGTCATTTAAAAACGGATGGAACACCGAATGTTGATATGACTTTACGTTATATCAAGCCCAGTGAGGAAGAAAAAGCGAATGCAATGGAATTGATTAGTTGGGACTAA
- a CDS encoding SMI1/KNR4 family protein — translation MNSYKKAKKIILNDEDLSDFVGSRSEELIEKAEKVLNISITGSYRDFLLSFGAGNYGSQEIYGVIDDDFENSSVPDAIWYTLSERKECNLPENLLVIYDTGSGDLFCLDFDKKNLENEPEVISFVPGVDLNKQKYEVIAPTFGQFLLEIINQELE, via the coding sequence ATGAATTCTTATAAAAAAGCAAAGAAAATTATTTTAAATGATGAAGACCTTAGTGATTTTGTAGGTTCACGCTCAGAAGAATTAATTGAGAAAGCTGAAAAAGTATTGAACATAAGCATTACAGGCTCATATAGGGATTTTTTATTAAGTTTTGGAGCAGGGAATTATGGGTCACAAGAAATTTATGGAGTTATAGATGATGATTTTGAAAACTCTTCTGTACCAGATGCAATTTGGTATACTTTATCTGAAAGAAAAGAGTGTAACCTACCTGAAAATCTTCTTGTAATATATGATACAGGTAGTGGAGATTTATTTTGTCTTGACTTCGATAAAAAGAACTTGGAAAATGAGCCTGAAGTAATATCCTTTGTTCCTGGTGTTGACTTAAATAAACAAAAATATGAAGTTATTGCACCCACTTTTGGGCAGTTTTTATTAGAAATAATAAATCAAGAATTAGAATAA